A segment of the Lactobacillus sp. ESL0700 genome:
TCTGTTAGGCTTTTCGCTTAAAAATTTACGGCAAAAAGGTGGCCTAAATAACACTAGTTTGACAATTTTATCTACCGATGACCAAGGCCAAACCTGGCACTCATTGATTTGGAATGAGACCGACTTTTTAGACCGTAAACTTTCAGAAACGGATGCATTATAAATGGCGAAACAGGATAAAAAGCAAGCAGACATTGACCAAAAAATTCACCAATTAATAACCAAAATCGATCAACAGCCGCAAAAGGCGGATAATTATTTGCAACTGGCAACTTATTTACTAAATGAGGGTAGTTTTGCTCAAGCAACGCAATTATTGGAGCAGGCCAAGCAGCTAGTGAAAAAGCCGCAGGACTTAGATTATGATTTAGCAGTCTGCTATTACATGCAGGGAGATTTTGATAAGGCATTAACCTTGCTGGACCAAATTCCAAATGATGATTTGGTTTTATATCAAAAAGCACTGGTTTACCTCAAGATTGGGCAGAAG
Coding sequences within it:
- a CDS encoding tetratricopeptide repeat protein, which gives rise to MAKQDKKQADIDQKIHQLITKIDQQPQKADNYLQLATYLLNEGSFAQATQLLEQAKQLVKKPQDLDYDLAVCYYMQGDFDKALTLLDQIPNDDLVLYQKALVYLKIGQKQKALAYALTIKKLDNRVRELLGDIWLSLGQLKEARTSYEQIPPAARSAKVNFLLGITVLEDDRKKAQEFLQTAKKLDPKYYQQALDQYSSILKLVKDKGNSND